One Malania oleifera isolate guangnan ecotype guangnan chromosome 10, ASM2987363v1, whole genome shotgun sequence genomic region harbors:
- the LOC131165775 gene encoding GRF1-interacting factor 3, translated as MQQPPQMIPMMPSFPPTNITTEQIQKYLDENKKLILAILDNQNLGKLAECAEYQAKLQKNLMYLAAIADAQPQAPTMPSPMAPHPAMQQAGYFMQHPQAAAMSQQPGIFSPKLPLQFNNPHQIQDPQQQLHQQHQQAMQGQMGIRPGGANNGMHTMHSEAALGGGSTGGPSQSAGPNDVRGGTKQDASEAVITGADGQGSSAAGHGAGGDGEPSYLKGSEDAK; from the exons ATGCAACAGCCACCGCAAATGATCCCTATGATGCCTTCATTTCCGCCAACAAACATCACCACTGAGCAAATTCAGAAG TACCTTGATGAGAACAAAAAGTTGATTCTGGCAATATTGGACAATCAAAATCTTGGAAAACTTGCTGAGTGTGCTGA GTACCAAGCAAAGCTCCAGAAGAATTTGATGTATCTAGCTGCAATTGCTGATGCCCAGCCACAGGCACCAACAATGCCCTCCCCG ATGGCTCCACATCCTGCAATGCAACAAGCTGGGTATTTCATGCAACATCCTCAGGCAGCTGCAATGTCCCAGCAACCAGGTATTTTTTCCCCCAAGCTGCCTTTACAATTTAATAACCCACACCAAATACAGGACCCTCAGCAGCAGTTGCACCAGCAACACCAACAAGCCATGCAGGGGCAGATGGGTATCAGACCTGGTGGAGCTAACAATGGCATGCATACCATGCATTCTGAGGCTGCCCTTGGGGGTGGTAGCACTGGGGGACCATCTCAAAGTGCAGGCCCAAATGATGTACGTGGGGGAACCAAGCAGGATGCCTCTGAGGCTGTCATCACTGGTGCTGATGGTCAGGGGAGCTCAGCTGCAGGGCACGGAGCTGGTGGTGATGGAGAACCATCCTACTTGAAGGGTTCAGAGGATGCAAAATGA